From a single Sorghum bicolor cultivar BTx623 chromosome 5, Sorghum_bicolor_NCBIv3, whole genome shotgun sequence genomic region:
- the LOC110435849 gene encoding uncharacterized protein LOC110435849, with the protein MECLHLQNKMIEEFTRWHLAPNGPTCPENRSTERMVRSTDEADESSKPDGDRGRGQHTIFVLLETTMIGLLLLAIENWKRTTKHVGARSKEDIQAGHAFLYAVSPTTKKSKRWTFFWCSNSFVRLPPRHLRTRPTAHIIGNIYSFSSSRPARHSFLLLAFISLLSIHAAARAPRTPVAAPPPRARCSRGRAGARSSLSPVAERAAAPVPAPFDLRWPSDRAASTRTLVALLSISGCRATALRAPARTLVAVLPARTPACPLVGPRRAARAPRTPVAARPLLERLRRCLLPVPRTPVATATRCDPPVAAPSVSAAEVACHPGGFRRRNIPVAQATRRPTSIGAAMSSGVCMPEVGACIYLLIYVSDRVSGLQIFGKKF; encoded by the exons ATGGAGTGCTTACATTTACAGAACAAGATGATCGAGGAGTTCACCCGCTGGCACCTGGCACCGAACGGACCCACGTGCCCTGAGAACAGATCAACAGAGCGGATGGTTCGATCAACAGATGAAGCAGATGAATCAAGCAAACCAGACGGCGATAGAGGAAGGGGGCAACATACAATTTTTGTATTACTGGAAACCACGATGATTG GGCTTTTGCTTTTGGCCATTGAGAATTGGAAACGTACGACAAAGCATGTTGGAGCTAGAAGCAAGGAAGATATACAAGCTGGTCATGCTTTTCTCTATGCggtatctcctacaactaaaaagagtaAAAGATGGACATTTTTTTGGTGCAGCAATAGTTTCGTCCGTCTGCCTCCTCGCCACCTGCGAACGCGACCCACGGCTCATATTATAGGAAACATatattccttctcttcttcccgTCCCGCTCGCCATTCCTTCCTCCTGCTCGCATTTATCTCCCTCCTCTCGATCCACGCAGCTGCCCGTGCACCGCGCACGCCGGTGGCCGCGCCCCCGCCGCGCGCCCGCTGCTCGCGCGGTCGCGCTGGTGCCCGCTCCTCTCTATCTCCGGTAGCCGAGCGAGCGGCCGCGCCGGTGCCCGCTCCTTTCGATCTCCGGTGGCCGAGCGACCGTGCCGCGTCCACGCGGACTTTGGTGGCCCTCCTCTCGATCTCCGGTTGCCGAGCGACCGCGCTGCGCGCGCCCGCGCGGACTCTGGTGGCCGTGTTGCCCGCGCGAACTCCCGCGTGCCCGCTCGTCGGCCCGCGCCGCGCTGCCCGCGCACCACGCACGCCGGTCGCCGCGCGCCCGCTGCTCGAGCGGCTGCGCCGGTGCCTGCTGCCCGTGCCGCGAACGCCGGTGGCGACTGCGACCCGCTGCGACCCTCCGGTCGCCGCGCCTAGCGTCTCAGCAGCGGAGGTGGCGTGTCATCCTGGTGGCTTTAGGCGACGCAACATCCCGGTGGCACAGGCGACGCGACGTCCCACTAGCATAGGCGCCGCCATGTCCAGCGGCGTGTGCATGCCGGAGGTCGGAGCATGTATTTATCTGCTGATTTATGTCTCGGATCGGGTTTCAGGGCTCCAAATTTTTGGGAAAAAGTTTTGA
- the LOC8072735 gene encoding disease resistance protein RPP13 isoform X2, translated as MAVVLDALASYLQDMLVEMVEEEVHLLLGVPDEIEKMGIKLGDLKRFLADADKRNIRDETVQSWVRELRNAMYDATNILDLCQLNAMERGPTKDMGCFNPLLFCIRNPLYAHDIGNRIKSLNKRLDDIEKRSKAFNFNLASYEDNTRMVESSLRARRETTGEDEFGVVGVKIEEDTRSLVDLLIQKEKNVHEHKNVMVYAIVGVGGIGKTTLAKKIFNHDFIKQEYEKRIWLSVNKEFNDIDLLERAITEAQGDLQAARNTKAALERTLKEALKGCKTLLVMDDVWDPHVWEKVLEPPLINSLARGSRVLVTTRHDMVARGMTAEVPYHHVKKLEHEDAWSLLKKQVRTMSIHVSYVFCFQECNFTSNMHILLLQ; from the coding sequence ATGGCTGTGGTATTGGATGCTTTGGCATCCTATCTGCAAGATATGCTGGTGGAGATGGTTGAAGAAGAGGTGCATCTGCTCTTGGGTGTTCCCGATGAGATAGAAAAGATGGGCATCAAGCTCGGGGACCTCAAGAGGTTCCTTGCTGATGCTGACAAGAGGAACATTAGAGACGAGACTGTGCAGTCATGGGTCAGAGAGCTTAGAAATGCCATGTATGATGCCACCAATATCCTTGATTTGTGCCAGCTCAATGCCATGGAACGGGGTCCGACCAAGGATATGGGTTGCTTCAATCCCTTGCTCTTTTGTATAAGGAACCCTCTCTATGCTCATGACATTGGTAATCGCATCAAAAGCCTTAATAAGAGGCTAGATGACATTGAGAAGCGTAGCAAAGCCTTCAACTTCAACCTTGCATCTTATGAGGACAACACGAGAATGGTAGAATCCTCCCTTCGCGCTAGGCGGGAGACGACGGGGGAGGATGAGTTTGGTGTGGTTGGTGTGAAGATTGAGGAGGACACTAGAAGTCTTGTGGATTTGCTCATACAGAAGGAGAAAAATGTACATGAACACAAAAATGTTATGGTTTATGCTATTGTGGGAGTTGGGGGGATTGGCAAAACCACCCTTGCCAAGAAGATCTTTAATCATGACTTCATCAAACAAGAGTATGAAAAGAGAATATGGTTGAGTGTCAATAAAGAATTTAATGACATTGATCTATTAGAGAGAGCTATCACTGAAGCACAAGGAGACCTTCAAGCAGCGAGAAACACAAAGGCTGCACTAGAGCGAACCCTTAAGGAAGCCTTGAAGGGGTGCAAGACCTTGTTGGTGATGGATGATGTTTGGGACCCCCATGTATGGGAGAAGGTGCTCGAGCCTCCTTTGATAAACTCACTTGCTCGAGGAAGCCGTGTTCTTGTAACAACAAGACATGACATGGTTGCTCGAGGCATGACGGCGGAGGTGCCGTACCACCATGTCAAGAAATTAGAgcatgaagatgcctggtctTTGCTGAAGAAGCAGGTCCGTACAATGTCAATTCATGTGTCTTACGTGTTTTGTTTTCAAGAATGCAATTTTACTTCTAATATGCATATCCTCCTGTTGCAGTAA
- the LOC8072735 gene encoding disease resistance protein RPP13 isoform X4 — protein MAVVLDALASYLQDMLVEMVEEEVHLLLGVPDEIEKMGIKLGDLKRFLADADKRNIRDETVQSWVRELRNAMYDATNILDLCQLNAMERGPTKDMGCFNPLLFCIRNPLYAHDIGNRIKSLNKRLDDIEKRSKAFNFNLASYEDNTRMVESSLRARRETTGEDEFGVVGVKIEEDTRSLVDLLIQKEKNVHEHKNVMVYAIVGVGGIGKTTLAKKIFNHDFIKQEYEKRIWLSVNKEFNDIDLLERAITEAQGDLQAARNTKAALERTLKEALKGCKTLLVMDDVWDPHVWEKVLEPPLINSLARGSRVLVTTRHDMVARGMTAEVPYHHVKKLEHEDAWSLLKKQVIGNGNNDEKNVDRLK, from the coding sequence ATGGCTGTGGTATTGGATGCTTTGGCATCCTATCTGCAAGATATGCTGGTGGAGATGGTTGAAGAAGAGGTGCATCTGCTCTTGGGTGTTCCCGATGAGATAGAAAAGATGGGCATCAAGCTCGGGGACCTCAAGAGGTTCCTTGCTGATGCTGACAAGAGGAACATTAGAGACGAGACTGTGCAGTCATGGGTCAGAGAGCTTAGAAATGCCATGTATGATGCCACCAATATCCTTGATTTGTGCCAGCTCAATGCCATGGAACGGGGTCCGACCAAGGATATGGGTTGCTTCAATCCCTTGCTCTTTTGTATAAGGAACCCTCTCTATGCTCATGACATTGGTAATCGCATCAAAAGCCTTAATAAGAGGCTAGATGACATTGAGAAGCGTAGCAAAGCCTTCAACTTCAACCTTGCATCTTATGAGGACAACACGAGAATGGTAGAATCCTCCCTTCGCGCTAGGCGGGAGACGACGGGGGAGGATGAGTTTGGTGTGGTTGGTGTGAAGATTGAGGAGGACACTAGAAGTCTTGTGGATTTGCTCATACAGAAGGAGAAAAATGTACATGAACACAAAAATGTTATGGTTTATGCTATTGTGGGAGTTGGGGGGATTGGCAAAACCACCCTTGCCAAGAAGATCTTTAATCATGACTTCATCAAACAAGAGTATGAAAAGAGAATATGGTTGAGTGTCAATAAAGAATTTAATGACATTGATCTATTAGAGAGAGCTATCACTGAAGCACAAGGAGACCTTCAAGCAGCGAGAAACACAAAGGCTGCACTAGAGCGAACCCTTAAGGAAGCCTTGAAGGGGTGCAAGACCTTGTTGGTGATGGATGATGTTTGGGACCCCCATGTATGGGAGAAGGTGCTCGAGCCTCCTTTGATAAACTCACTTGCTCGAGGAAGCCGTGTTCTTGTAACAACAAGACATGACATGGTTGCTCGAGGCATGACGGCGGAGGTGCCGTACCACCATGTCAAGAAATTAGAgcatgaagatgcctggtctTTGCTGAAGAAGCAG
- the LOC8072735 gene encoding disease resistance protein RPP13 isoform X3, with translation MAVVLDALASYLQDMLVEMVEEEVHLLLGVPDEIEKMGIKLGDLKRFLADADKRNIRDETVQSWVRELRNAMYDATNILDLCQLNAMERGPTKDMGCFNPLLFCIRNPLYAHDIGNRIKSLNKRLDDIEKRSKAFNFNLASYEDNTRMVESSLRARRETTGEDEFGVVGVKIEEDTRSLVDLLIQKEKNVHEHKNVMVYAIVGVGGIGKTTLAKKIFNHDFIKQEYEKRIWLSVNKEFNDIDLLERAITEAQGDLQAARNTKAALERTLKEALKGCKTLLVMDDVWDPHVWEKVLEPPLINSLARGSRVLVTTRHDMVARGMTAEVPYHHVKKLEHEDAWSLLKKQDVPFGKAIYMFIRRSLPKEP, from the coding sequence ATGGCTGTGGTATTGGATGCTTTGGCATCCTATCTGCAAGATATGCTGGTGGAGATGGTTGAAGAAGAGGTGCATCTGCTCTTGGGTGTTCCCGATGAGATAGAAAAGATGGGCATCAAGCTCGGGGACCTCAAGAGGTTCCTTGCTGATGCTGACAAGAGGAACATTAGAGACGAGACTGTGCAGTCATGGGTCAGAGAGCTTAGAAATGCCATGTATGATGCCACCAATATCCTTGATTTGTGCCAGCTCAATGCCATGGAACGGGGTCCGACCAAGGATATGGGTTGCTTCAATCCCTTGCTCTTTTGTATAAGGAACCCTCTCTATGCTCATGACATTGGTAATCGCATCAAAAGCCTTAATAAGAGGCTAGATGACATTGAGAAGCGTAGCAAAGCCTTCAACTTCAACCTTGCATCTTATGAGGACAACACGAGAATGGTAGAATCCTCCCTTCGCGCTAGGCGGGAGACGACGGGGGAGGATGAGTTTGGTGTGGTTGGTGTGAAGATTGAGGAGGACACTAGAAGTCTTGTGGATTTGCTCATACAGAAGGAGAAAAATGTACATGAACACAAAAATGTTATGGTTTATGCTATTGTGGGAGTTGGGGGGATTGGCAAAACCACCCTTGCCAAGAAGATCTTTAATCATGACTTCATCAAACAAGAGTATGAAAAGAGAATATGGTTGAGTGTCAATAAAGAATTTAATGACATTGATCTATTAGAGAGAGCTATCACTGAAGCACAAGGAGACCTTCAAGCAGCGAGAAACACAAAGGCTGCACTAGAGCGAACCCTTAAGGAAGCCTTGAAGGGGTGCAAGACCTTGTTGGTGATGGATGATGTTTGGGACCCCCATGTATGGGAGAAGGTGCTCGAGCCTCCTTTGATAAACTCACTTGCTCGAGGAAGCCGTGTTCTTGTAACAACAAGACATGACATGGTTGCTCGAGGCATGACGGCGGAGGTGCCGTACCACCATGTCAAGAAATTAGAgcatgaagatgcctggtctTTGCTGAAGAAGCAG